One Paenibacillus sp. J23TS9 DNA segment encodes these proteins:
- a CDS encoding sensor histidine kinase, protein MDRMQTGKFRWFRNQRIQNKIIFVYLPLIVIPLLLLGLFSYNTNTESIVSKTRKNMLDESRLITTRIDTLLVNAESFANIAMLDLNKEVKLKTLELAAKHDGELPISDDHVLRNQIENKLDFAQLIFQDVESAVFVDRNQNVYTTDSKLTAGSEMGLASDMYKTVERSNGIMLWFPMQKRSFWVLDQDKAVLTVGKKILDTETMETLGYLFVNINEKTLSNIYNPVGPVQTAGYYIVDSRGIVISAGDEGRLLKPLESERKREIMAGDTVFQEIRKENGEKVLLTAMPFSHADWKLVDEISLVDLTRETAKVSRIILLVGSLCLLLALLGAIILSGVIAAPIMSLAKHMNRIRDENIDRPVEVRSRDEVGMLGAGLNMMLGRINDLIVKVREEQQQKREYELALIQEQIKPHFFYNTLDLIYVLCKTGENEEAGKATKALADFYRVALSNGKEIITVREELQNLQSYLYIQSARYSDLFDFRINVPAELLNYSIPKLTLQPLVENSIYHGLKEKGSFGHITIEGRKQDETMELVVQDDGVGFLPKQLEWFKKGHESSETFGLKSVDERIRLYFGDRYGIHIHSNRGEGADITVRIPLSRGEQADV, encoded by the coding sequence ATGGACAGGATGCAGACCGGCAAATTCAGGTGGTTCCGGAACCAGAGGATTCAGAATAAAATCATTTTCGTATACCTGCCGCTGATCGTGATCCCGCTATTGCTGCTGGGACTTTTTTCTTATAACACCAATACGGAATCGATCGTCAGTAAAACGAGAAAAAACATGCTGGACGAGTCGCGGCTCATTACGACGCGGATCGATACCCTTCTCGTCAACGCCGAAAGCTTTGCCAACATCGCCATGCTCGACCTGAACAAAGAGGTGAAGCTGAAGACGCTGGAGCTTGCGGCGAAGCATGACGGCGAGCTGCCGATCAGCGACGACCATGTCCTGCGCAACCAGATCGAGAATAAGCTGGATTTCGCCCAGCTGATCTTTCAGGACGTGGAATCGGCGGTATTCGTGGACCGCAACCAGAATGTCTACACCACGGATTCCAAGCTGACGGCGGGCAGCGAGATGGGGCTTGCAAGCGACATGTACAAGACCGTCGAGCGCAGCAACGGCATCATGCTCTGGTTTCCGATGCAGAAGCGAAGCTTCTGGGTGCTGGATCAAGATAAGGCGGTGCTGACTGTCGGCAAAAAAATACTGGATACGGAGACCATGGAGACGCTTGGTTACCTGTTCGTCAACATTAACGAGAAAACGCTTTCAAATATTTATAATCCGGTGGGTCCTGTGCAGACGGCCGGATATTACATCGTGGATTCGCGCGGCATCGTGATTTCCGCAGGGGATGAAGGCCGCCTCTTAAAGCCGCTGGAGTCCGAACGAAAGCGGGAAATCATGGCGGGCGATACCGTTTTTCAAGAGATCCGCAAGGAGAACGGCGAGAAGGTGCTGCTGACGGCGATGCCGTTCAGCCATGCCGATTGGAAGCTTGTCGATGAAATCTCCCTGGTTGATTTGACCCGGGAGACGGCCAAGGTATCCCGCATTATTCTGCTCGTCGGCAGCCTCTGCCTGCTGCTGGCGCTGCTCGGCGCCATCATTCTCTCCGGCGTCATCGCGGCCCCGATTATGTCACTTGCCAAGCATATGAACCGCATCCGGGATGAGAACATCGACCGCCCCGTGGAAGTGAGAAGCCGGGACGAGGTCGGCATGCTCGGCGCCGGCCTGAACATGATGCTGGGCAGAATCAATGATCTGATCGTGAAGGTGAGGGAAGAGCAGCAGCAGAAGCGGGAGTATGAGCTGGCGCTCATTCAGGAGCAGATCAAGCCGCATTTTTTCTACAACACGCTGGATTTGATCTATGTCCTGTGCAAAACGGGGGAGAACGAAGAGGCGGGAAAAGCGACTAAGGCGCTGGCGGACTTCTACCGTGTTGCGCTCAGCAACGGCAAAGAGATCATTACCGTCCGCGAGGAATTGCAGAACCTCCAGAGCTATCTGTATATCCAAAGCGCACGTTATTCCGACCTGTTCGATTTCCGGATCAACGTCCCCGCCGAACTCCTGAACTATTCGATTCCGAAGCTGACCCTGCAGCCGCTCGTGGAGAATTCGATCTATCACGGCCTGAAGGAAAAGGGAAGCTTTGGTCACATTACGATTGAGGGACGCAAGCAGGATGAGACGATGGAACTGGTCGTACAAGATGACGGCGTCGGATTTTTGCCAAAGCAGCTGGAATGGTTCAAGAAGGGCCATGAAAGCAGCGAAACCTTCGGACTGAAAAGCGTGGATGAGCGCATCCGGCTGTATTTCGGAGACCGGTACGGCATCCACATCCACAGCAACCGGGGCGAGGGAGCCGACATCACAGTCAGAATTCCGCTATCGAGAGGAGAACAAGCCGATGTATAA
- a CDS encoding carbohydrate ABC transporter permease — MTSRQKYNLALLVFTVPTLLFFTVIVMIPIFQTFQKSFFDWDGLTPATFIGLDNYKRLLTDDDFWVSLKNGLIFAFVLVVYQMGLGTILAIALSNKSIRGRKFFKTSYFIPVVLSGVVVSQLWISIYNADGGLLNSILSLLGIDYQQAWLSGEHTSIWAIAFTNAWQNMGVQLVLIYTAIKSIPEHLYEAAKIDGAPFWKTHWKITIPLLGETYKFCLIIAITGGLNAFQNMFVMTNGGPGNISYTLTFMMYKAAFRSGEYGYGSAASAILVIECLLFTILINKLVAREKISY; from the coding sequence ATGACATCCAGACAGAAGTATAATTTAGCGCTACTCGTATTTACGGTTCCCACATTGCTCTTTTTTACGGTTATCGTTATGATTCCGATCTTTCAAACGTTCCAGAAAAGCTTTTTTGATTGGGATGGGCTTACACCTGCGACCTTTATCGGCCTGGATAATTATAAGCGGCTGTTGACGGATGACGACTTTTGGGTATCGCTTAAAAACGGTCTTATTTTCGCCTTTGTCCTGGTGGTCTATCAAATGGGACTTGGAACGATTTTGGCTATTGCACTCAGCAACAAAAGTATCAGAGGACGCAAGTTTTTTAAGACAAGCTATTTCATTCCGGTCGTTCTCTCGGGCGTCGTGGTATCGCAGCTCTGGATTTCGATTTACAATGCCGACGGCGGACTGCTGAACAGCATCCTTTCCCTGCTGGGCATCGACTATCAACAGGCATGGCTGAGCGGAGAGCATACCTCGATCTGGGCGATTGCTTTTACCAATGCATGGCAAAATATGGGCGTTCAGCTGGTGCTGATCTACACGGCGATCAAGTCCATTCCCGAGCATCTGTATGAGGCTGCCAAGATCGATGGTGCCCCTTTTTGGAAAACGCATTGGAAAATTACGATTCCTCTTCTTGGCGAAACGTATAAATTCTGCCTGATCATCGCGATTACCGGTGGACTGAATGCGTTCCAGAATATGTTCGTCATGACCAACGGCGGTCCGGGCAATATCTCGTACACGCTTACCTTTATGATGTATAAAGCGGCCTTCAGATCCGGCGAATACGGATATGGATCTGCAGCCTCCGCGATATTGGTTATTGAATGTCTATTGTTCACCATCCTCATTAACAAATTGGTGGCACGGGAAAAAATCAGTTATTAA
- a CDS encoding response regulator — translation MYKVIFADDETRFRAYLQCVIDWNAHGFELCGEAKNGIEALKLVEETQPDIAIVDINMPYMDGMELAAKVKESYPSTFVLLVTGHSEFEYARKALKIGVDDYILKPFDEEELLVALAKVKSSLEKLQSERSKSEKERMVLKEGFLNLLISNDGTEESGLDWNRLHLSDMDKEQTLFQVASIEMDGLHEELLTPAEVRLRKSTVSSLLGDLVQTPGKQYIFNGPENRIILLLQYDTEEQRSSMTTEGFERLCLVTSKHFGFSVTAGLGSVGSGIVSIRQSYKESVIALRNRISMHTAHVLKYEEMVARAANIGFYPSEMNENLLIHLRLRDEDRIKETLDAIRQYIQTNQLSGDYIHMILAGLVSLCLTYVHEIGKHVSDIFPAGFSPFEDITNKPSLEAAFEWMNGLYMKVLEHSKNVKRSKSNKILTLAREHIDTHYADSQLKVEDISRQFLIQPRYLLKVFKEGLGMSVSDYIVETRIQKAKELLGSGRNLRLSSIAEMVGYSDVAHFSKTFKKHTGLSPSEYEVTR, via the coding sequence ATGTATAAAGTGATTTTTGCCGACGACGAGACCCGGTTCCGGGCTTACTTACAATGCGTCATTGATTGGAACGCCCATGGATTCGAGCTGTGCGGCGAAGCAAAGAACGGAATCGAGGCGCTGAAGCTGGTCGAAGAGACGCAGCCTGATATCGCCATCGTGGACATCAATATGCCTTACATGGACGGCATGGAGCTTGCGGCCAAGGTGAAGGAAAGCTATCCTTCCACGTTTGTCCTGCTCGTCACCGGCCACAGCGAATTCGAATACGCGCGCAAGGCGCTGAAGATCGGGGTGGACGATTATATCCTAAAGCCTTTTGACGAAGAAGAGCTGCTCGTGGCCCTTGCCAAGGTCAAGAGCTCGCTCGAGAAGCTGCAGTCCGAACGAAGCAAATCCGAGAAGGAACGGATGGTGTTAAAAGAAGGCTTCTTGAACCTGCTGATCAGCAATGACGGCACGGAGGAGAGCGGGCTCGACTGGAATCGGCTCCATCTGTCTGACATGGACAAGGAACAAACCCTGTTTCAGGTGGCATCGATTGAAATGGACGGTCTTCATGAAGAGCTGCTCACCCCTGCAGAGGTCCGTCTTCGCAAATCCACCGTTTCCAGCCTGCTGGGGGATCTCGTTCAGACCCCGGGCAAGCAGTATATTTTCAACGGGCCGGAGAACCGCATCATCCTGCTGTTGCAGTACGATACCGAAGAACAACGCTCGAGCATGACGACGGAAGGGTTCGAGCGATTATGCCTTGTGACAAGCAAGCATTTCGGTTTCAGCGTGACGGCAGGCCTCGGCAGCGTAGGCAGCGGCATCGTCTCGATCCGCCAGTCCTACAAGGAGTCCGTGATCGCGCTTCGCAACCGGATTTCCATGCATACGGCGCATGTCCTGAAGTACGAGGAAATGGTCGCAAGGGCTGCGAACATCGGTTTTTACCCAAGCGAGATGAACGAAAACCTGCTCATTCATCTTCGACTCCGCGACGAGGACCGGATCAAGGAAACGCTGGACGCCATTCGTCAATATATTCAGACCAACCAGCTCTCCGGCGACTACATCCATATGATTTTGGCCGGACTGGTGTCGTTGTGCCTGACCTATGTGCATGAAATCGGCAAGCATGTGAGCGATATTTTCCCGGCCGGCTTCTCGCCGTTTGAAGACATCACGAACAAGCCGTCGCTTGAGGCTGCCTTCGAATGGATGAACGGGTTATACATGAAGGTCCTGGAGCATTCGAAGAACGTCAAACGGTCCAAGTCGAACAAAATCCTGACCCTGGCGAGGGAACATATCGATACGCATTATGCGGACAGCCAGCTGAAGGTCGAAGATATTTCGCGCCAATTCCTGATCCAGCCCCGTTATCTCCTGAAAGTCTTCAAAGAAGGCTTGGGCATGAGCGTCAGCGATTACATCGTGGAGACCCGGATCCAGAAGGCGAAGGAGCTTCTTGGTTCCGGCCGGAACTTGCGGTTGTCGAGCATCGCCGAAATGGTGGGTTACAGCGACGTGGCCCATTTCAGTAAAACATTCAAAAAACATACCGGTTTATCACCGAGCGAATATGAGGTCACGAGATAA
- a CDS encoding ABC transporter substrate-binding protein produces the protein MKFNVKKPASMLLVLSMLVLALSACGSGDKGASGDAGADSKTDTGGSAPAAKSVKLKFYAQYSDPDKAVYDAAAEAMKKIMPEVSVDFEVSAQDDEQKIKTYAAAGSLPDIFYASSGLIETLKKSDNLATMDDVIKENNLEDKLNESAKPMMWNKDGHSYAVPNVGQWAGLIYYNKELFSQNNVKVPTNYDEFLEAVKAFNAKKITPLEVFAKEKWPAVLLLDMAIVGSEPGGLKKLDNGEGTFSDEAYVKGAQKLEELTKAGLISKNAFNTTADDAAAQFSSGKAAMYMNGAWSMSNLDSLMGDKVGILYTPLADADKVDQVKWNLSGGGFNQGFAVSKNSKNKDVAVKYAALFSLEFAKQRVILLSDPNSILAEKVTPQKGLSPIQQQYADDSVNFKTMTTFAWGYENAKFKTAVEDNTQKLLAGQSAEDFVKDMNKALETARK, from the coding sequence ATGAAATTTAATGTTAAAAAACCAGCTTCGATGTTGTTGGTACTCTCCATGCTTGTGCTCGCACTTTCCGCATGCGGATCAGGCGATAAAGGAGCCTCCGGCGATGCGGGGGCAGACAGCAAGACGGATACAGGCGGCTCTGCGCCGGCGGCGAAATCCGTGAAGCTGAAGTTTTATGCGCAGTACAGCGATCCCGATAAGGCTGTGTATGATGCGGCCGCAGAAGCGATGAAGAAGATCATGCCTGAAGTGAGCGTGGACTTCGAGGTCTCCGCTCAGGACGATGAGCAAAAGATTAAAACGTATGCTGCAGCAGGCAGCTTGCCGGACATTTTCTATGCATCCAGCGGTTTGATCGAGACGCTTAAGAAATCAGACAACCTGGCAACGATGGACGATGTGATCAAGGAAAATAATCTTGAAGATAAGCTGAATGAAAGCGCAAAGCCGATGATGTGGAACAAGGACGGACATTCCTATGCGGTGCCGAATGTTGGACAGTGGGCAGGGCTCATTTATTACAACAAAGAATTGTTCAGCCAAAACAATGTGAAGGTTCCGACAAACTACGATGAATTTTTAGAAGCCGTAAAAGCCTTCAATGCGAAGAAGATCACGCCGCTTGAGGTGTTTGCCAAAGAGAAATGGCCGGCTGTGCTATTGCTCGACATGGCGATCGTAGGATCCGAACCGGGCGGTCTGAAAAAGCTGGATAACGGAGAAGGCACATTCTCCGATGAAGCTTACGTAAAGGGCGCACAAAAATTAGAAGAGTTGACCAAGGCAGGGCTTATCTCCAAAAATGCATTTAACACGACAGCTGACGATGCTGCGGCTCAGTTCAGCTCCGGCAAAGCAGCCATGTACATGAACGGCGCATGGTCGATGAGCAACCTGGACTCGCTCATGGGAGATAAGGTGGGCATTCTGTACACTCCGCTGGCCGATGCGGATAAAGTGGATCAAGTGAAGTGGAACTTAAGCGGCGGCGGCTTCAACCAAGGGTTCGCGGTTTCCAAAAACTCGAAAAACAAAGACGTGGCCGTCAAGTATGCGGCATTGTTCTCCCTTGAATTTGCGAAGCAGCGCGTGATCCTGTTATCCGACCCGAACTCGATTCTCGCCGAAAAGGTGACCCCGCAAAAGGGACTTTCGCCGATTCAGCAGCAATATGCGGACGATTCGGTGAACTTCAAAACCATGACGACGTTTGCTTGGGGATATGAGAACGCGAAGTTCAAGACGGCTGTGGAAGATAATACGCAAAAGCTGCTTGCCGGGCAATCTGCTGAGGACTTCGTTAAAGATATGAACAAAGCGCTGGAAACGGCTCGTAAATAA
- a CDS encoding carbohydrate ABC transporter permease, whose amino-acid sequence MLKRLTNRTLIYVPLSLFVLLSLYPLIWLLFYSFKTNEEIFSTNVFGIPKQWHFENYQNAFSAFDLLNYFKNSLVVSVGTVVFTVILSLMFSYAAARMKWRFANGAKIYMTVGMFIPMQIILIPLLILERTFHLQNSYLAVIVPYVAFQLSFATIIFFAFFRTLPYEIEESASIDGASVYTTFFKIMVPLVKPAIASVSIFVFLYAWNEFLVALVMISDNALKTLPLGLLYFQTQFTSDWGAMGAVMVISTIPTVLIYLLFSEQVENALTVSSAVKG is encoded by the coding sequence ATGCTAAAAAGACTGACGAATCGAACGCTGATTTATGTACCGCTGTCACTGTTCGTATTGCTTAGCTTATATCCGCTCATTTGGCTTTTGTTCTACTCTTTTAAAACGAATGAGGAGATCTTCTCCACCAACGTATTCGGTATTCCGAAGCAATGGCATTTCGAGAACTATCAAAACGCGTTTTCCGCGTTCGATTTACTGAATTATTTCAAAAATAGCCTTGTGGTGTCCGTTGGCACGGTGGTATTCACGGTGATTCTGTCGCTGATGTTCTCTTATGCGGCTGCCCGGATGAAGTGGCGGTTCGCTAATGGAGCCAAGATTTACATGACTGTAGGCATGTTTATTCCGATGCAAATCATCCTGATTCCCTTGCTGATTCTGGAGCGTACGTTTCATCTGCAGAACAGCTACCTGGCCGTCATTGTGCCTTACGTGGCTTTTCAGCTGTCATTTGCGACGATTATCTTTTTCGCCTTTTTCCGGACATTGCCTTATGAAATTGAAGAGTCCGCCTCGATTGACGGGGCTAGCGTATATACGACGTTCTTCAAGATTATGGTTCCGCTCGTGAAGCCCGCGATCGCCTCCGTGAGTATTTTCGTCTTTCTGTACGCATGGAACGAATTTCTGGTCGCTCTCGTGATGATTAGCGATAATGCGCTGAAGACACTGCCGCTGGGACTTTTATATTTCCAAACACAGTTCACTTCGGATTGGGGCGCCATGGGAGCAGTGATGGTCATATCCACGATTCCGACTGTGCTCATCTATCTGCTGTTCTCGGAACAGGTGGAAAATGCCCTGACCGTCAGTTCGGCAGTAAAAGGATAA
- a CDS encoding LPXTG cell wall anchor domain-containing protein, with protein MEGVLVSLAGAGGGASTGSGKIKIVKVDDLNKPLPGVKFELYNSSLTTLLETLVTDANGEAVTTRDYRYNNKTAGLPYKLKEVSVPSGYLMDPDFADATGKQILFKDPSESFTIVNKILRHGFELIKSDAADSTHKLQGAVFELRKAGTQEVVDTLTTDVDGKIAKGDLDPGTYELVEITAPDYYVLDTKPIPVTIDANQTQILHLNQTNARGADGKLTITKVDAKDPSVLLEGVEFELYDSSKTLKGAKTTDSQGVIEFDNLPYGEYTLVETKAAAGYVIEQAETPVQIKQSNTPVTIENKKNDRSVKLTKYNSVKSQTLQGAVFELREETNIFDQAGNYVYNVVPGIDKAKLTTDVNGELFLENLAPHKYQLVEIQAPPGYQLDNKPVAFEITNEQTEPVSVDKTNNRASTPGGPSEPSTGPGPVTPPTTDPQPPATPQPNPETPSVPGTVVEPGTPGVPENGGTPVTPAEPGGSAQPGEPNDGSAPGSNGSGAPDAGNGGQPGSGDGNAPDGSGEGMKPDPASGDMLPKTGEDSHLPLQLAGFGLIVLGGAMLMYRKMNANRNR; from the coding sequence GTGGAAGGCGTATTGGTCTCTTTAGCCGGAGCGGGCGGAGGAGCATCGACGGGCAGCGGGAAAATTAAAATCGTCAAAGTGGATGATTTGAATAAGCCTCTGCCGGGAGTCAAATTCGAGCTGTATAACTCTTCCCTAACGACGCTGCTGGAAACCCTTGTAACCGATGCGAACGGGGAAGCGGTGACGACCCGAGATTATAGATACAATAATAAAACGGCAGGACTGCCTTACAAATTAAAAGAAGTATCCGTACCTTCAGGTTATTTGATGGATCCCGATTTTGCGGATGCGACGGGAAAACAGATCTTATTCAAAGACCCGAGTGAATCCTTTACGATCGTGAACAAAATACTGCGTCACGGGTTCGAATTGATCAAATCCGATGCGGCAGATTCGACGCATAAACTGCAAGGTGCCGTGTTTGAATTGAGAAAGGCCGGTACGCAGGAGGTCGTTGATACATTAACGACAGATGTGGATGGAAAGATTGCCAAAGGCGACTTGGATCCCGGAACGTATGAATTGGTTGAAATCACGGCACCCGATTACTACGTCCTAGATACGAAGCCGATCCCGGTCACCATTGATGCCAACCAAACGCAAATATTACATTTGAACCAGACGAATGCACGGGGGGCGGATGGTAAGCTCACCATTACCAAAGTAGATGCGAAAGATCCTTCGGTTCTCCTAGAAGGAGTAGAATTTGAGCTTTACGATAGTTCAAAGACACTGAAGGGTGCGAAAACGACGGACAGCCAGGGCGTAATCGAGTTTGATAACCTGCCTTATGGCGAATATACATTGGTGGAAACCAAAGCCGCTGCGGGTTACGTTATTGAACAGGCTGAAACTCCGGTGCAGATTAAGCAATCGAATACGCCGGTGACGATCGAGAACAAAAAGAATGATCGTTCGGTCAAACTGACAAAATATAATTCGGTCAAAAGCCAAACGCTTCAAGGGGCTGTGTTCGAATTAAGAGAAGAAACGAACATCTTCGACCAAGCCGGGAACTATGTATACAACGTGGTTCCAGGTATCGATAAAGCGAAGTTAACGACCGACGTAAACGGTGAACTATTCTTAGAGAACTTGGCGCCTCATAAATATCAACTTGTTGAAATTCAGGCGCCGCCGGGTTATCAGCTGGACAACAAGCCGGTAGCATTTGAAATTACGAATGAACAAACGGAACCGGTATCGGTCGATAAAACGAACAACAGAGCATCGACTCCAGGAGGTCCAAGCGAACCATCTACCGGGCCGGGTCCTGTGACGCCGCCGACAACGGATCCGCAGCCTCCGGCGACTCCTCAGCCGAACCCGGAAACGCCGAGCGTACCGGGAACCGTGGTCGAACCTGGAACGCCAGGTGTACCTGAAAACGGGGGCACGCCTGTAACGCCAGCTGAGCCTGGAGGCAGTGCTCAACCTGGTGAGCCTAACGATGGATCCGCTCCGGGTTCAAACGGCTCCGGCGCTCCGGATGCCGGCAATGGAGGCCAGCCAGGCAGCGGCGACGGCAATGCGCCGGACGGCTCCGGAGAAGGCATGAAGCCTGATCCTGCTTCCGGGGACATGCTGCCGAAAACCGGCGAAGACAGCCATCTTCCGCTCCAGCTCGCAGGCTTTGGCCTGATCGTGCTTGGGGGAGCAATGCTCATGTACAGAAAGATGAACGCAAACCGTAACCGTTAA
- a CDS encoding collagen binding domain-containing protein gives MKKHSKMLYLFLVVALLLNLVLPGSMAAASDEPVGPVITDQLITGVKIWDAKPIFDETDGTIIPQGNEIQTVRPNVKDTVAIVYDWSLPNDAHSYDDGSTYTFRLPAELKVPSELTGKLIGEVGDYVVSTNGEVTFTFNGAIKGNQLSGNFFVWLTFDESKLNGSLEQPIDFSSVGQSAIDVHFANTAVDKLKKTAKANKNGINSDEIEWTVEFNQGEKEIKDAVLNDSFKYDGLALKGDITVQPLEVRLDGTVQPKGAPTTASSFPVSLGDIHQAYRVTYTTSVTAPTSAPFKNKEMANSAELTGTGITPDSDIAKAYVNFNEPLAKLSPADGDYNAQTQTITWKIQYNYNEQSIPQVDAWIEDTFAAANKTTQKLVDGKVNVYSVDIDSTGKGVNPILVDPAKYTLTSVGTDFDGGFKLQFNDSINRAYIIEYQTQAQARIYKNETVANTVEMFDGTTKTASRDIREVIFEKSVSKSDFQNKTIEWKLVLNQDMKEMTDVVIQDDYAGKHMKLDPATIKVNGGNLAGSEFQLVANGGDADFESGFKLQLKGPVTAIHDKYVITYTTSFDPTAGMPSNNEYKNVGTLDWKETGISQASITKSAVVKAQNYTIDNGNKIGEYNAKDKTITWKIDVNYNLHDIKDAVIKDNYEGNETFVENSLVVNKLILKDANNKIDIDTNEVPLAAGQFTLNPDGKGFVLNLSNIGKTAYRITYKTSLDGEYPVEGTYSNHATLQDGEGTTNLFDKKASVTPKHGGVYIEKTGNQVGQTDIATWNVSINPSQSYVAAGSVLTDTLSDNQILLKDTIKLYKTMIPADNSGDVSKKDGQAIDLRSGDYDLKVTGNTFEITFKNALNPGIPVVH, from the coding sequence ATGAAGAAACATAGCAAAATGCTCTATTTATTTTTAGTCGTAGCATTACTATTAAATCTTGTACTTCCTGGCTCAATGGCTGCGGCCAGTGATGAGCCCGTCGGTCCGGTGATTACGGATCAGCTTATTACAGGAGTCAAGATTTGGGATGCCAAGCCCATTTTTGATGAAACCGACGGGACGATTATTCCGCAAGGGAACGAGATCCAAACCGTTCGGCCTAACGTTAAGGATACGGTAGCTATCGTTTATGACTGGTCATTGCCGAATGATGCACATTCTTACGATGACGGTTCAACCTATACCTTCCGTCTTCCTGCCGAACTTAAGGTTCCGAGCGAATTAACGGGAAAATTGATTGGCGAGGTAGGCGATTATGTCGTGTCTACCAACGGAGAAGTGACGTTTACATTCAATGGTGCCATTAAAGGAAACCAATTAAGCGGTAATTTCTTCGTATGGTTGACGTTTGACGAATCCAAGCTGAACGGAAGCTTGGAACAGCCCATCGATTTCAGTTCTGTCGGGCAAAGCGCCATCGACGTTCATTTTGCCAATACCGCGGTTGACAAGCTTAAGAAAACCGCCAAGGCCAATAAAAACGGAATCAACTCCGATGAAATTGAATGGACCGTCGAATTTAACCAAGGCGAAAAGGAAATTAAGGATGCCGTGCTTAATGATTCCTTTAAGTATGACGGACTCGCGCTAAAAGGAGATATTACGGTGCAGCCGCTGGAAGTGAGATTGGACGGCACGGTGCAGCCGAAAGGCGCCCCGACGACGGCGTCCAGCTTCCCGGTCAGTTTGGGCGACATCCATCAGGCGTATCGGGTTACCTATACGACAAGCGTGACCGCTCCAACGTCAGCACCTTTTAAAAATAAGGAAATGGCTAACTCGGCGGAGCTGACCGGTACGGGAATCACCCCTGATTCCGACATCGCCAAAGCGTATGTGAACTTTAACGAGCCGCTGGCGAAGCTGAGTCCGGCAGATGGCGATTACAATGCGCAGACGCAAACGATTACCTGGAAAATCCAATACAATTATAATGAACAATCCATCCCGCAAGTGGATGCATGGATCGAAGATACGTTCGCTGCCGCGAATAAGACAACGCAGAAGCTTGTTGATGGTAAAGTGAACGTGTATTCCGTGGACATTGACAGTACGGGCAAAGGTGTGAATCCGATCCTCGTTGATCCGGCCAAGTACACGTTAACGAGCGTTGGTACAGACTTTGACGGCGGATTCAAATTGCAGTTTAACGATTCAATTAACCGGGCCTATATCATCGAATACCAAACGCAGGCACAAGCGCGCATCTACAAGAATGAAACCGTAGCTAATACGGTGGAAATGTTCGATGGAACGACGAAAACGGCATCGAGGGATATCCGTGAGGTCATTTTCGAGAAGAGCGTAAGCAAGTCGGATTTCCAGAACAAGACTATCGAATGGAAGCTTGTGCTGAATCAGGACATGAAAGAAATGACGGATGTCGTCATTCAGGATGATTACGCGGGTAAACATATGAAATTAGATCCGGCTACGATCAAGGTTAATGGAGGAAATCTGGCAGGCAGCGAATTTCAGCTTGTCGCAAACGGCGGCGATGCGGATTTCGAAAGCGGGTTTAAGCTGCAGTTGAAAGGCCCGGTGACAGCCATTCATGACAAATACGTCATTACGTACACCACATCCTTTGATCCGACGGCGGGCATGCCTTCGAATAACGAGTACAAAAACGTAGGAACGCTGGACTGGAAGGAAACGGGCATTTCGCAAGCTTCGATTACAAAATCCGCCGTCGTGAAGGCCCAAAACTACACGATTGATAACGGCAATAAAATAGGCGAATATAATGCCAAAGACAAGACTATTACTTGGAAAATCGATGTTAACTATAACCTGCATGATATTAAGGATGCCGTGATCAAAGATAACTATGAAGGTAACGAAACCTTCGTAGAGAACTCTCTGGTCGTCAATAAGCTGATTCTTAAGGATGCAAATAACAAGATTGACATTGATACGAACGAAGTACCTCTTGCAGCGGGTCAATTCACGCTGAATCCGGACGGGAAAGGTTTTGTATTGAACCTGAGCAACATCGGTAAAACCGCGTATCGCATTACGTATAAAACAAGCCTTGACGGTGAATATCCGGTCGAAGGTACGTATTCGAATCATGCAACGCTGCAGGATGGCGAAGGCACGACCAATCTTTTCGATAAAAAAGCCTCTGTAACACCTAAACATGGCGGGGTCTACATCGAGAAAACGGGTAACCAGGTAGGACAAACCGATATCGCCACTTGGAATGTAAGCATCAATCCGAGCCAATCTTACGTGGCAGCTGGCTCCGTCTTGACGGATACATTATCGGATAACCAAATTCTGCTTAAGGATACCATTAAGCTGTATAAGACGATGATACCTGCGGACAATTCCGGTGATGTATCCAAAAAAGATGGTCAAGCCATCGATCTGAGATCAGGTGATTATGATCTGAAAGTAACGGGAAACACCTTTGAGATCACATTCAAGAACGCACTGAATCCTGGAATACCAGTCGTTCATTAA